Proteins encoded in a region of the Gulosibacter sediminis genome:
- a CDS encoding aldo/keto reductase — protein MTTTRIGSSDLEIFPLALGGNVFGWTADRDASFAVLDAFTEAGGTLIDTADSYSHWVPGHSGGESERTIGEWIAARKPQGVQLATKVGMQPGGPQLTASNVRAVAEQSLQRLGVETIDLFYAHKPDDVTPLEETVAAFDALVRDGLIRNIGLSNYSAEQVEQWLDIAEHTGAAKPVALQPQYSLVHRGDVEGPLLATAQRHELSILPYYSLASGFLTGKYREPVEAGESPRAGGASQYATAEGLRIIDELERIASEHGASIASTALAWLRQQPTVAAPIASASKPSQIAGLVASATLELTDAELASLSEVSSALLPA, from the coding sequence ATGACCACAACGCGCATCGGTTCTAGCGACCTCGAAATCTTCCCGCTCGCCCTCGGCGGCAACGTCTTCGGTTGGACAGCCGACCGCGACGCGAGCTTCGCCGTGCTCGACGCCTTCACCGAAGCGGGCGGCACGCTCATCGACACCGCCGACTCGTACAGCCACTGGGTGCCGGGACACTCGGGCGGCGAAAGCGAGCGCACGATCGGTGAGTGGATCGCGGCGCGCAAGCCCCAGGGCGTACAGCTCGCGACGAAGGTCGGCATGCAGCCGGGCGGCCCGCAGCTCACCGCATCCAACGTGCGCGCGGTCGCCGAGCAGTCGCTGCAGCGCCTCGGCGTCGAAACCATTGACCTCTTCTATGCACACAAGCCCGACGACGTGACCCCGCTCGAGGAGACCGTCGCGGCGTTCGACGCGCTCGTGCGCGACGGACTCATCCGCAACATCGGCCTTTCGAACTACTCTGCCGAGCAGGTCGAGCAGTGGCTCGACATCGCTGAGCACACCGGTGCCGCGAAGCCGGTGGCGCTCCAGCCGCAGTACAGCCTCGTGCACCGCGGCGACGTCGAGGGCCCGCTGCTCGCCACGGCGCAGCGCCACGAGCTGAGCATCCTGCCGTACTACTCGCTCGCGAGCGGCTTCCTCACCGGCAAGTACCGCGAGCCCGTCGAAGCGGGGGAGTCGCCGCGCGCCGGCGGCGCCTCGCAGTACGCGACGGCCGAGGGCCTGCGAATCATCGACGAGCTCGAGCGCATCGCCAGCGAGCACGGCGCGAGCATCGCCTCGACCGCCCTCGCGTGGTTGCGCCAGCAGCCCACCGTGGCCGCGCCGATCGCGAGCGCGTCGAAGCCGTCGCAGATCGCCGGCCTCGTCGCCAGCGCCACGCT
- a CDS encoding NAD-dependent epimerase/dehydratase family protein, whose product MKVLITGAAGFIGFHTSRRFLEAGHEVIGYDGFTEYYDPQLKARREELLLEYPGYRAVRGMLEDFELLSGIVADERPEIVIHLAAQAGVRYSIDNPRAYISANVQGTFNLLEALRYHPPRHLLLASTSSIYGANTVFPFAETARTAFPVSLYAATKGATEAISHSYAHLFSIPTTCFRFFTVYGPWGRPDMALFKFVDRIQRGEAIDVYGNGEMSRDFTFIDDLVEGIVRLSDKVPQAGGFADAAGELDSVSPVAAWRVVNIAGGQPIPLMRFITAIEETMGQVARKRMLPMQAGDVVDTLASPALLEALTGFKPATPIEAGVKAFVDWYLEYQPEATRELASVHPLEPAHAETAAQPAASAATRALAQLA is encoded by the coding sequence ATGAAGGTTTTGATTACCGGGGCGGCCGGATTTATCGGCTTTCATACCTCGCGACGTTTTCTCGAGGCGGGGCACGAGGTTATCGGATATGACGGGTTCACCGAGTATTACGATCCCCAATTAAAAGCCCGCCGCGAAGAACTCCTGCTCGAATATCCCGGATATCGGGCGGTGCGGGGGATGCTCGAGGACTTCGAGCTGCTCTCGGGCATCGTCGCCGACGAGCGCCCCGAGATCGTGATCCACCTCGCCGCGCAGGCTGGCGTGCGCTACAGCATCGACAACCCGCGGGCCTATATCAGCGCGAACGTGCAGGGCACCTTCAACCTGCTCGAGGCGCTGCGCTACCACCCGCCCCGCCACCTGCTGCTCGCATCCACCTCGTCGATCTACGGGGCGAACACGGTGTTCCCATTCGCCGAGACGGCGCGCACCGCGTTCCCTGTGTCGCTCTACGCGGCGACGAAGGGCGCGACCGAGGCGATCAGCCACTCGTACGCGCACCTCTTCAGCATTCCAACGACGTGCTTCCGCTTCTTCACGGTGTACGGCCCATGGGGTCGGCCCGACATGGCGCTGTTCAAGTTCGTCGACCGCATCCAACGCGGTGAAGCGATCGACGTCTACGGCAACGGCGAGATGTCGCGCGACTTCACGTTCATCGACGACCTCGTCGAGGGCATCGTGCGCCTCAGCGACAAGGTCCCCCAGGCCGGTGGCTTCGCGGATGCTGCGGGCGAGCTCGACTCGGTGTCGCCCGTGGCCGCGTGGCGCGTCGTGAACATCGCGGGCGGGCAGCCGATTCCGCTCATGCGCTTCATCACGGCGATCGAGGAGACGATGGGGCAGGTCGCGCGCAAGCGGATGCTGCCGATGCAGGCCGGCGACGTCGTCGACACGCTCGCCAGCCCAGCGCTGCTTGAGGCCCTCACCGGCTTCAAGCCGGCGACGCCGATCGAGGCCGGCGTGAAGGCGTTCGTCGACTGGTACCTCGAATACCAGCCCGAGGCGACGCGCGAACTCGCCTCGGTGCATCCGCTCGAGCCCGCGCACGCCGAGACGGCGGCCCAGCCCGCGGCGTCGGCGGCCACGCGGGCGCTCGCGCAGCTCGCCTGA
- a CDS encoding MFS transporter — MATETNGTQPPLWRILIIALLPTFIYSVGQGAIVPVIPAVATSLGADLGFAGFIAGSLLIGQAVGNLPAGAVVSRFGERRAMVFSAFATIVGALVSVFAVNAWMLLVGVLVQGLMTATFALARQAFLSTYVPFQYRARSMSTLGGVFRSGMFVGPFIATWMITATGDAQMNFWVFIVCSALAAIAVAVLPDVEKVSSASRDSAEVYDAGGDAPTGAIPVAKDAGAGSSRGRESIAQTFWRRGDVLLRLGTGAGILMMMRSGRQVLLPLWGLSIGLDDAFTTLIIGIAGAIDFALFFTSGWIMDRFGRSASGVPALLGMGLGFAVLAFTHDLDASAAWFVVITLWLGVANGVGSGIVMTLAADLADREHPAPFLAAWRTVTDGASSTVPFVVAGLHAFVGIAVTSGFFGVLGLFGAWLLWRYIPKYIPKPRWR; from the coding sequence ATGGCGACCGAGACGAACGGCACCCAACCGCCCCTGTGGCGCATCCTCATCATCGCCCTGCTGCCGACCTTCATTTACTCGGTCGGGCAGGGCGCGATTGTGCCGGTGATTCCGGCGGTCGCGACGTCGCTCGGCGCTGATCTCGGCTTCGCGGGGTTTATCGCGGGGTCGCTGCTCATCGGCCAGGCGGTCGGTAACCTGCCCGCCGGGGCCGTCGTGAGTCGCTTTGGCGAGCGGCGCGCGATGGTGTTTTCGGCGTTCGCGACGATCGTTGGCGCGCTGGTCTCGGTGTTCGCGGTGAATGCGTGGATGCTGCTCGTCGGCGTGCTCGTGCAGGGACTGATGACCGCGACGTTCGCGCTCGCGAGGCAGGCGTTCTTGAGCACGTATGTGCCGTTCCAGTACCGGGCGCGGTCGATGTCGACGCTCGGCGGGGTGTTCCGTTCGGGCATGTTCGTTGGACCGTTCATCGCGACATGGATGATCACCGCGACCGGCGACGCGCAGATGAACTTCTGGGTCTTCATCGTGTGCTCGGCGCTCGCGGCGATTGCCGTCGCGGTGTTGCCCGACGTTGAGAAGGTGTCGAGCGCGTCGCGGGATTCGGCAGAGGTATATGACGCGGGTGGGGACGCGCCGACCGGGGCGATTCCCGTGGCGAAGGATGCTGGGGCCGGTTCGTCGCGCGGGCGCGAGTCGATCGCGCAGACATTCTGGCGGCGCGGCGATGTGTTGCTGCGGCTTGGCACCGGCGCGGGCATCCTGATGATGATGCGCTCGGGCCGGCAGGTGTTGTTGCCGCTGTGGGGCCTGTCGATCGGGCTCGACGACGCGTTCACGACGTTGATCATCGGCATCGCGGGCGCCATCGACTTCGCGCTGTTTTTCACGTCGGGGTGGATCATGGACCGCTTCGGTCGATCGGCCAGCGGCGTGCCCGCGTTGCTTGGCATGGGCCTCGGCTTCGCGGTGCTCGCGTTCACGCACGACCTGGATGCGTCGGCCGCGTGGTTCGTCGTGATCACGCTCTGGCTCGGGGTCGCGAACGGTGTGGGGTCGGGCATCGTCATGACGCTCGCCGCCGACCTCGCCGACCGCGAGCATCCGGCGCCCTTCTTGGCCGCGTGGCGCACCGTCACCGATGGGGCGAGCTCGACCGTGCCGTTCGTCGTGGCGGGGCTGCACGCGTTTGTCGGGATCGCCGTGACCTCCGGATTCTTCGGCGTGCTCGGGCTGTTCGGGGCGTGGCTGTTGTGGCGGTATATCCCGAAGTACATCCCGAAGCCGCGCTGGCGGTGA
- a CDS encoding amino-acid N-acetyltransferase — translation MQNLVVRQARTDDVVAIRDVLEPMMVTNLLLRKDLVVLYEAVQEFLVAELDGKIVGCGALHVLWRDLGEVRSIATTPEVRGMGVGHTMLEGLIERAHVLGLTRLFCLTFETEFFGRHGFEAVGEHVVDHDVYKEILHSPDAGTAEFLDLPWVKPNTLGNTRMLLEMARA, via the coding sequence ATGCAGAACTTGGTGGTGCGTCAAGCGCGCACGGATGACGTTGTCGCGATTCGCGACGTCTTGGAACCGATGATGGTCACCAACCTCTTGCTGCGAAAAGACCTCGTCGTGCTTTACGAGGCTGTGCAGGAATTCCTGGTCGCCGAGCTTGACGGCAAGATCGTCGGCTGCGGCGCGCTGCACGTGCTCTGGCGCGACCTGGGGGAGGTGCGCTCGATCGCCACCACCCCTGAGGTGCGCGGTATGGGCGTTGGTCACACGATGCTTGAGGGGCTGATTGAGCGCGCGCACGTGCTCGGGTTGACGCGCCTGTTCTGCCTCACGTTTGAGACGGAGTTCTTCGGGCGGCACGGCTTCGAGGCCGTGGGCGAGCACGTTGTCGACCACGACGTATATAAGGAGATCCTCCACTCGCCCGACGCCGGAACCGCCGAGTTCCTCGACCTGCCCTGGGTCAAGCCGAACACCCTCGGCAACACCCGGATGCTGCTGGAGATGGCGCGGGCGTAA
- a CDS encoding VOC family protein → MSIQTTTHLNFRGDARAALEFYGSVFGGHVVINTYADFGMPAEVPGADKVVFGLVAADNGFRVMGYDIPGQTEGGIAGSGATRRENHTTVTDQALFVSISSDSLEELRGYWDALAAGATIVEPLAASAWSAGFGMLTDRFGVTWSVTVTAN, encoded by the coding sequence ATGAGCATCCAAACCACCACCCACCTGAACTTTCGCGGCGATGCACGTGCAGCGCTCGAGTTCTACGGCTCCGTGTTCGGCGGGCACGTCGTCATCAACACCTACGCCGACTTCGGCATGCCGGCCGAGGTCCCCGGCGCCGACAAGGTCGTCTTCGGTCTCGTCGCCGCCGACAACGGTTTCCGCGTCATGGGCTACGACATCCCTGGCCAGACCGAGGGCGGCATCGCCGGCAGCGGCGCGACCCGCCGCGAGAACCACACCACGGTGACCGACCAGGCCCTGTTCGTCTCCATCAGCTCCGACAGCCTCGAGGAACTGCGGGGTTACTGGGATGCGCTCGCGGCGGGCGCCACGATCGTCGAGCCGCTCGCCGCATCAGCCTGGAGCGCCGGCTTCGGGATGCTCACCGACCGGTTCGGCGTCACCTGGAGCGTCACCGTCACCGCGAACTGA
- a CDS encoding Ppx/GppA phosphatase family protein, with the protein MRLGVLDVGSNTVHLLVVDAHPGARPVHKTSTKSVLRLMKYLEPDGSISDEGVEHIMQTMHAAAEHIASANLDELLPMATSALRDATNGSKLLKRIRKECGIDLQVMSGKDEARVTFLAVRRWFGWNAGRIQLVDIGGGSLELAIGSDELPEFAMSLPLGAGRMTKTYLTDDPPTEPELEELQTYIDDVLPDAVSKFAELRQPDQVVGSSKTIRSLARLAGSQSGGMGGNAMTFLYRWQLEDWLPRLAKLPSESRHALPGITQDRAFQIVGGGTVLLSVMRALEIERLDVSPWAMREGVLLDYLDRLPHSVRAKRKK; encoded by the coding sequence ATGCGACTGGGCGTACTCGATGTCGGTTCCAACACGGTCCACCTGTTGGTGGTCGATGCGCATCCTGGCGCCCGGCCCGTGCACAAGACCTCAACGAAGTCGGTGCTGCGGCTCATGAAGTACCTCGAGCCCGACGGGTCGATCTCGGACGAGGGCGTCGAGCACATCATGCAGACAATGCACGCCGCGGCCGAGCACATCGCCTCGGCGAACCTCGACGAGCTGCTGCCGATGGCAACGAGCGCGCTGCGCGACGCGACGAATGGGTCGAAGCTGCTCAAGCGCATCCGCAAGGAGTGCGGCATCGACCTGCAGGTTATGTCGGGCAAAGACGAGGCGCGCGTCACTTTCCTCGCCGTGCGCCGCTGGTTCGGCTGGAACGCCGGGCGCATTCAGCTCGTCGACATCGGCGGCGGGTCGCTCGAACTCGCGATCGGCAGCGATGAGCTGCCCGAGTTTGCGATGTCGCTGCCGCTCGGCGCCGGCCGCATGACGAAGACCTACCTCACCGATGATCCGCCCACCGAACCCGAGCTCGAGGAGCTGCAGACCTACATCGACGACGTGCTGCCGGATGCGGTGAGCAAGTTCGCCGAGCTGCGCCAGCCCGATCAGGTGGTCGGGTCGTCGAAGACGATTCGTTCGCTCGCGCGGCTCGCCGGGTCGCAGAGCGGGGGTATGGGCGGCAACGCGATGACGTTCTTGTACCGGTGGCAGCTTGAGGACTGGCTGCCGCGCCTCGCGAAGCTGCCGTCGGAGTCGCGGCACGCGCTGCCGGGCATCACCCAGGATCGCGCTTTTCAGATCGTCGGCGGCGGCACCGTGCTGCTCTCGGTGATGCGCGCGCTCGAGATCGAGCGCCTCGACGTGTCGCCCTGGGCCATGCGCGAGGGCGTGCTGCTCGACTACCTCGACCGGCTGCCGCACAGCGTGCGCGCAAAGCGGAAGAAGTAG
- a CDS encoding YdcF family protein, translated as MTAPPAVSRATGRRRAVVRLLRIGIAVVLSCALAWVGLVTLNVAFPSHGVKGRYDVIVSLAPGEFRLPTALELYYSGRVAENLAISWIAEDASLGDELYPRIELQTNVCASNVDPHVHCFEPTEDSTLGEALSLRQLLEQYGWTSVLVVTDRTHAFRARYVFERCLPHGTTVDVEVAPTHLSREEWGEELVYENAAVIKAIAETAVKCG; from the coding sequence GTGACTGCGCCGCCGGCGGTTTCGAGGGCGACCGGCCGACGACGCGCGGTTGTTCGGCTGCTGCGCATCGGCATCGCGGTGGTGCTGAGCTGCGCCCTCGCGTGGGTGGGGCTCGTGACGCTCAACGTCGCGTTCCCGAGCCACGGGGTGAAGGGGCGGTACGACGTGATCGTGTCGCTCGCGCCGGGGGAGTTTCGGCTGCCGACCGCGCTCGAGCTGTATTACTCGGGGCGCGTGGCCGAGAACCTCGCGATCTCGTGGATCGCCGAGGATGCGTCGCTCGGGGACGAGTTGTACCCGCGCATCGAGCTGCAGACGAACGTGTGCGCGAGCAACGTTGACCCCCACGTGCACTGTTTCGAGCCGACCGAAGACAGCACGCTCGGGGAGGCGCTCTCGCTGCGGCAGCTGCTGGAACAGTACGGCTGGACGAGCGTGCTCGTCGTGACCGACCGCACCCACGCGTTCCGCGCACGGTACGTGTTTGAACGCTGCCTGCCACACGGCACGACCGTTGATGTTGAGGTTGCGCCGACCCACTTGTCGCGCGAGGAGTGGGGCGAAGAACTCGTCTACGAGAACGCCGCGGTGATCAAGGCGATTGCCGAAACTGCTGTGAAGTGTGGGTAG
- a CDS encoding ExeM/NucH family extracellular endonuclease, translating into MRNLFVRISIKQLGAAALAVVLGAGAVASLGQPDPASAAADGSTVVINEVYGGGGNSGAPYNRDFVELYNPTDAAIDLGGYQVVRYSGSGNPQGDTVTIPAGTTIEPGATLVVGGAYGSNTSAADVPVDVEGEFALGASNGAVDLTDASGAIVDLVGFGTVGGNAFETAAAPGLSNSTSAQRIPDGVDTDDNSADFAAADPTPGALNDSDETPEPTDPVEPTDPTEPTDPAECDVAISEIQGTGASTPLPTDQAVTTCGVVTASYTTGGLNGFYLQTPTTDAAGQPVEQADDASNGIFVYTNNAPTVAIGDSVQVTGTPNEYYGLTQLVQPNITAVDALGTVEPLELAAWPTTEDERELYEGMLVTPQGTYTVTDNYTLNSYGEVGLAFGDGPLVNATEVGAPGSAEAQAQVDENTARAVLLDDGSSWNYQSNATAKNSPLPYLSLQTPVTVGATASFEQPMIVSYGFDMWRFQPQQQVVGAENAPVSFSEVREDAPVDFSGSDYSVASFNVLNYFTTLGTDEAGCAYYTDREGNPTTANDCTVRGAYDTENFERQQVKIVNAINALDASVIALEEIEDSSDFGQDRDAALANLVDELNAAAGSDKWSYVASPDTVPANGDDVIRTAFIYQDAEVSYVDGSTEILDDSAFVNARAPLAATFAPVANEDEHFVVIANHFKSKGGSGEGDNANNDDGNPASATGGWNGDRVRQAQALLEFAEAQQAEQSTDLLFITGDLNSYSMEAPVTTLTDAGYVPVASDGSEYSYLYTSELATGGKIGTVGSLDHILLSPAAAEQMNGSDIWTINAYEPIALEYSRFNANVTNFYDESPYRASDHNPIIVGMSTTPVETPEPTPTPEPTETPDPTETTAPTTPSTETPEPTASETESEEPQLVTEQEHYTAAESAAGIKYVGVNFAANASVNIAISIDGGEPQSVESLTADADGTITGQLTYQAVDSENGAVIEDNLPWPAGSYTIVATQGDLSATVSFTVGEDAAATDGTATATASATATSDPSDTDPATATSIPADGTNNAGDQLATTGANESAMFMGIASGVIALALGGALVLLRRRNNEA; encoded by the coding sequence GTGAGGAATCTGTTCGTGCGCATCTCGATCAAGCAGCTTGGTGCTGCGGCGCTCGCGGTCGTGCTGGGAGCGGGCGCCGTCGCCTCGCTCGGCCAGCCCGACCCAGCATCCGCTGCGGCCGACGGCTCGACCGTCGTCATCAACGAGGTTTACGGCGGTGGCGGCAACAGCGGCGCCCCCTACAACCGCGACTTCGTTGAGCTCTACAACCCCACCGACGCTGCAATCGACCTGGGCGGCTACCAAGTCGTCCGCTACTCGGGTTCGGGTAACCCGCAGGGCGACACCGTCACCATCCCGGCGGGCACGACCATCGAGCCGGGCGCCACGCTCGTCGTCGGCGGCGCCTACGGCAGCAACACCTCGGCCGCCGACGTTCCCGTCGACGTCGAAGGCGAGTTCGCACTTGGCGCCTCGAACGGCGCGGTCGACCTCACCGACGCCTCGGGCGCCATCGTCGACCTCGTCGGCTTCGGCACGGTCGGCGGCAACGCCTTCGAGACCGCGGCCGCACCCGGCCTGAGCAACTCGACCTCGGCCCAGCGCATCCCCGACGGCGTCGACACCGACGACAACAGCGCCGACTTCGCCGCCGCCGACCCGACCCCGGGTGCCCTCAACGACAGCGACGAAACCCCCGAGCCCACCGACCCCGTCGAGCCGACCGACCCGACCGAGCCCACCGACCCCGCCGAGTGCGACGTCGCGATTTCGGAGATCCAGGGCACGGGCGCATCGACCCCGCTGCCGACCGACCAGGCCGTCACCACCTGCGGCGTCGTGACCGCGTCGTACACCACCGGCGGCCTCAACGGCTTCTACCTGCAGACCCCGACGACGGATGCTGCGGGCCAACCGGTCGAGCAGGCCGACGACGCCTCGAACGGCATCTTCGTCTACACGAACAACGCGCCGACCGTCGCGATCGGCGACTCGGTGCAGGTCACGGGTACTCCGAACGAGTACTACGGCCTCACCCAGCTCGTGCAGCCGAACATCACCGCGGTCGACGCGCTCGGCACCGTCGAGCCACTTGAGCTCGCCGCGTGGCCGACCACCGAAGACGAGCGCGAACTCTACGAGGGCATGCTCGTCACGCCGCAGGGCACCTACACGGTGACCGACAACTACACGCTCAACAGCTACGGCGAGGTCGGTCTGGCCTTCGGCGATGGCCCGCTCGTGAACGCGACCGAGGTCGGTGCTCCCGGCTCGGCCGAGGCGCAGGCCCAGGTCGACGAGAACACGGCCCGCGCCGTGTTGCTCGACGACGGCTCGAGCTGGAATTACCAGAGCAACGCGACGGCGAAGAACTCGCCGCTGCCCTACCTCAGCCTGCAGACGCCGGTCACGGTCGGCGCCACCGCGAGCTTCGAGCAGCCGATGATCGTCTCGTACGGCTTCGACATGTGGCGCTTCCAACCGCAGCAGCAGGTCGTCGGCGCCGAGAACGCGCCCGTGAGCTTCAGCGAGGTGCGTGAGGATGCGCCGGTCGACTTCTCGGGTTCCGACTACTCGGTCGCCTCGTTCAACGTGCTCAACTACTTCACGACCCTCGGCACCGACGAGGCCGGCTGTGCCTACTACACCGACCGCGAGGGCAACCCGACGACGGCGAACGACTGCACCGTCCGCGGCGCCTACGACACCGAGAACTTCGAGCGCCAGCAGGTGAAGATCGTGAACGCGATCAACGCGCTCGACGCATCCGTCATCGCACTCGAGGAGATCGAGGACTCGAGCGACTTCGGTCAGGACCGCGACGCGGCCCTCGCCAACCTCGTCGACGAGCTCAACGCCGCCGCCGGGAGCGACAAGTGGTCGTACGTGGCCTCGCCCGACACGGTGCCCGCGAACGGTGACGACGTCATCCGTACCGCGTTCATCTACCAGGATGCTGAGGTCAGCTATGTCGATGGCTCGACCGAGATTCTCGACGACAGCGCGTTCGTGAACGCTCGCGCGCCGCTCGCCGCGACCTTCGCCCCCGTTGCGAACGAGGACGAGCACTTCGTCGTCATCGCGAACCACTTCAAGTCGAAGGGTGGCTCGGGCGAGGGCGACAACGCGAACAACGACGACGGCAACCCCGCCTCGGCGACGGGCGGCTGGAACGGCGACCGCGTGCGCCAGGCCCAGGCGCTGCTCGAGTTCGCGGAGGCGCAGCAGGCCGAGCAGTCGACCGACCTCCTCTTCATCACGGGTGACCTCAACTCGTACTCGATGGAGGCGCCGGTGACGACGCTGACCGACGCGGGCTACGTGCCGGTCGCATCGGACGGCTCGGAGTACAGCTACCTCTACACCTCGGAGCTCGCGACCGGCGGCAAGATCGGTACGGTCGGCTCGCTCGACCACATCCTGCTCTCGCCGGCCGCCGCCGAGCAGATGAACGGTTCGGACATCTGGACGATCAACGCCTACGAGCCGATCGCCCTCGAGTACAGCCGCTTCAACGCGAACGTCACGAACTTCTACGACGAGAGCCCGTACCGCGCATCGGACCACAACCCGATCATCGTGGGCATGTCAACGACGCCGGTTGAGACGCCGGAGCCGACCCCGACCCCGGAGCCGACCGAGACGCCGGATCCGACCGAGACCACCGCGCCGACGACCCCGTCGACCGAGACCCCGGAGCCTACCGCCTCGGAGACCGAGTCGGAGGAGCCCCAGCTCGTCACCGAGCAGGAGCACTACACGGCCGCCGAGTCGGCCGCGGGCATCAAGTACGTCGGCGTGAACTTCGCCGCGAACGCGTCGGTGAACATCGCGATCTCGATCGACGGTGGCGAGCCGCAGAGCGTTGAGTCGCTCACGGCCGACGCCGACGGCACGATCACTGGCCAGTTGACGTACCAGGCGGTTGATTCCGAGAACGGTGCGGTCATCGAGGACAACCTGCCCTGGCCGGCCGGTTCGTACACGATCGTCGCGACGCAGGGCGACCTCTCGGCGACCGTGAGCTTCACGGTTGGCGAGGACGCTGCGGCGACCGACGGCACCGCGACCGCGACCGCCTCGGCGACCGCGACCAGCGACCCGAGCGACACCGACCCCGCGACCGCCACGAGCATCCCGGCCGACGGCACCAACAACGCGGGCGACCAGCTCGCGACGACCGGTGCGAACGAGAGCGCGATGTTCATGGGCATCGCGTCGGGCGTCATCGCGCTCGCGCTCGGCGGAGCGCTCGTGCTGCTGCGCCGTCGTAACAACGAGGCGTAA
- a CDS encoding helix-turn-helix transcriptional regulator, with amino-acid sequence MTTPTSRLLKLLSLLQTHRDWPGSVLAERLEVSARTVRRDVERLREMGYTIDATMGSDGGYRLAAGSDLPPMLFDDDQTVAIAVALQAATVVGAEIGEGAIRALATMRQVMPSRLRRRLDALEVTAIRQRPGVGAPGEISIEVLLSLATTIRAREVLRFDYAPRVASADDSFLPPRRVEPHHLVTAQGRWYLLAWDLERDDWRTFSVDRIAPRTPTGSRFTPREAPGGDVHEFVLAHFKGSDVNQWPYRGTVILDLPVEEVLPFAGDGAVRAYGEGRCVLESGSWSWGALAASFGRFEAPMEVLHPPELAEAFATLANRYRDAAGTPR; translated from the coding sequence ATGACCACCCCGACATCGCGACTCCTGAAACTGCTGTCGTTGCTGCAAACGCACCGCGACTGGCCTGGCTCGGTGCTCGCGGAACGGCTTGAGGTGAGCGCCCGCACGGTGCGGCGCGACGTCGAGCGCCTTCGCGAAATGGGCTACACGATCGACGCGACCATGGGCAGCGATGGGGGATACCGGCTCGCGGCCGGCAGCGACCTGCCGCCGATGCTGTTCGACGATGACCAGACCGTCGCGATCGCAGTCGCGTTGCAGGCCGCCACCGTCGTAGGGGCGGAAATCGGTGAGGGTGCGATTCGGGCACTGGCGACGATGCGGCAAGTAATGCCGTCCCGCTTGCGCCGCCGCCTCGATGCGCTCGAGGTCACTGCGATTCGGCAGCGTCCGGGTGTAGGCGCTCCTGGTGAGATCTCGATCGAGGTGCTGCTGTCACTGGCAACGACAATCCGCGCCCGAGAGGTGCTTCGCTTCGACTATGCCCCGCGCGTCGCGTCGGCAGATGATTCATTCCTCCCACCGAGGCGGGTCGAGCCGCATCACCTCGTCACCGCGCAGGGCCGTTGGTACCTGCTCGCGTGGGACCTGGAGCGAGACGATTGGCGTACGTTCAGCGTCGATCGGATTGCGCCTCGCACCCCGACGGGTTCGCGCTTCACTCCGCGCGAGGCGCCGGGCGGCGACGTGCACGAGTTCGTCTTGGCCCATTTCAAGGGCTCCGACGTCAATCAGTGGCCGTACCGCGGCACCGTCATCCTTGACCTCCCCGTTGAGGAGGTCCTCCCGTTCGCCGGCGACGGCGCGGTGCGAGCCTACGGCGAAGGACGGTGCGTGCTCGAATCAGGATCCTGGTCATGGGGAGCGCTCGCCGCCTCGTTCGGCCGCTTCGAGGCGCCGATGGAGGTCCTCCACCCGCCCGAACTCGCCGAAGCGTTCGCGACACTCGCCAATCGCTACCGCGACGCCGCGGGCACGCCCCGATAG